The Hahella sp. HNIBRBA332 genome window below encodes:
- a CDS encoding ABC transporter substrate-binding protein, producing the protein MLKNKLIHSVFIVFLLCRVIDAVAQEEIMVAIGEWAPFMSESYPDYGVVPHIISEIYQKAGVRVVYGFFPWKRSYILVQRGEWHASAIWGKTPEREADCYFSDAVYTGEIVLFYLKNKPVVWTGAKEDLQGLTIGLPLGSAKAKPLEEAEREGLVSYDVGVDHILVFRKLLAGRFDALDENKAVGLFNLQTQFTPQEREKIGYTTPVESWPYHMIFSRKSHISPRLVEIFNAGLSELEQSGRLDEIWEAFYRGEFTAP; encoded by the coding sequence GTGCTTAAAAATAAACTGATACACAGTGTCTTTATTGTTTTTTTGCTCTGCCGAGTGATTGATGCTGTGGCGCAGGAAGAAATAATGGTCGCTATCGGCGAGTGGGCTCCTTTCATGAGCGAGTCCTATCCTGATTACGGTGTTGTTCCTCATATTATTTCGGAGATCTATCAAAAAGCAGGAGTTAGGGTGGTTTATGGCTTTTTCCCTTGGAAACGCTCCTACATTTTGGTGCAAAGAGGAGAATGGCATGCCTCGGCAATTTGGGGAAAGACGCCGGAAAGAGAAGCAGACTGCTATTTCTCTGATGCGGTCTATACAGGAGAAATTGTTCTCTTTTATCTGAAAAATAAACCCGTTGTCTGGACTGGTGCAAAAGAAGATCTTCAAGGTCTCACTATTGGCCTCCCCCTTGGGAGCGCCAAGGCCAAACCACTGGAGGAAGCTGAAAGAGAAGGTTTGGTCAGTTACGATGTGGGAGTTGATCATATCCTCGTCTTCAGAAAACTACTCGCTGGACGTTTTGACGCCTTGGATGAGAATAAGGCAGTAGGGTTGTTCAATTTGCAGACGCAATTCACCCCTCAGGAAAGGGAAAAAATAGGCTATACAACTCCCGTGGAAAGCTGGCCTTATCATATGATTTTCTCCCGCAAATCCCACATCAGTCCCCGCCTTGTGGAGATTTTCAACGCTGGCCTGAGTGAGCTGGAGCAGAGCGGACGACTTGATGAAATATGGGAAGCCTTTTATCGCGGAGAATTTACCGCTCCTTAA